The following proteins are co-located in the Hydrogenophaga sp. RAC07 genome:
- a CDS encoding TonB-dependent receptor family protein, translating to MHIRTLALFPLAALPALLHAQTNPAPPESDGGSLAPVVITGSGSAEQRWRGAATVDVVDGTELRAGQLQINLSEGLARVPGLVIRNRENYAQDLQVSIRGFGARSTFGVRGVRLFVDGIPASAPDGSGQAANFPLGSADRIEVVRGPFAALYGASSGGAILAYTQNGTRPGELRVGAALGANGLWRLSTQATGQTGTAEAPGWSYTLDVGKFATDGARPQSAAHRSTANAKLSRAHDGGRTTLVFNRQSAFALDPQGLSRTQLDAGTPLTTPQAIQFNTRKSVSQTQAGLAWDQALGNGHKVELMGYAGQRRVIQFQSIPPGVQGAAGSSGGVIDLDRDYWGFNARWRLQREWQGGQLDLSAGLAGERQTDLRRGYENFVGGTVGVRGTLRREETNQATTLDPYVRASWQKADWTLEGGLRRVNARYASSDAFLTNGDQSGGVSFNGYLPVVGVRWQLAPQLQAFASTGRGLETPTLNEAAYRSDGGAGLNTDLNASRSTSTEIGLRGRNAAGLWNATLFDIRTRDEIVSAGTIDGRATFTNGGSTKRQGLELSAEYGMGNVTLTGAYTYLRARYGSGTASIPAGNRMPGLPEHQFFSQLAWAPAFASGIGGVFTLEARHTGSVFANDANNRTTALAESHTLFGIGARFEQTTGAWTWREFVRIDNLTDKKHAGSVIVNDGNSRFFESGLGRSVSAGVELTRHF from the coding sequence ATGCACATCCGTACCCTGGCACTTTTTCCGTTGGCCGCGTTGCCCGCGCTGCTGCACGCCCAGACCAACCCCGCACCGCCCGAGTCCGACGGCGGATCGCTCGCACCGGTGGTCATCACCGGCAGCGGCTCGGCCGAGCAACGCTGGCGCGGCGCCGCCACGGTGGACGTGGTCGACGGCACCGAATTGCGCGCCGGCCAGCTTCAGATCAACCTCTCCGAAGGTCTTGCGCGCGTGCCGGGTCTGGTGATCCGCAACCGCGAAAACTACGCGCAGGACCTGCAGGTCTCCATCCGCGGCTTCGGCGCGCGCTCCACCTTCGGTGTGCGCGGCGTGCGCCTGTTTGTCGACGGCATCCCGGCGAGTGCGCCCGACGGGTCGGGCCAGGCGGCCAACTTCCCGCTGGGCAGCGCCGACCGCATCGAGGTCGTGCGGGGACCGTTCGCCGCGCTGTACGGTGCCTCCAGCGGTGGGGCCATCCTGGCCTACACGCAGAACGGCACCCGCCCCGGTGAACTGCGCGTGGGCGCGGCACTCGGTGCCAACGGTCTGTGGCGCCTGTCGACACAAGCCACTGGCCAGACGGGTACCGCAGAAGCCCCCGGCTGGTCGTACACGCTGGACGTGGGCAAGTTCGCCACCGACGGTGCACGTCCACAGTCGGCGGCGCACCGCAGCACAGCCAACGCCAAGCTCTCGCGCGCCCATGACGGCGGGCGGACCACGCTCGTGTTCAACCGGCAGAGCGCATTTGCACTCGACCCGCAGGGCCTCAGCCGAACCCAGTTGGACGCTGGTACTCCGCTGACAACGCCACAGGCGATCCAGTTCAACACCCGCAAATCGGTCTCTCAAACGCAAGCCGGACTGGCCTGGGATCAAGCACTGGGCAACGGTCACAAGGTCGAGCTGATGGGTTATGCCGGGCAACGTCGGGTGATCCAGTTCCAGTCGATCCCGCCCGGCGTCCAGGGCGCCGCCGGCAGTTCGGGCGGCGTGATCGATCTGGACCGGGACTACTGGGGTTTCAACGCGCGCTGGCGCCTGCAACGCGAATGGCAGGGCGGGCAACTCGACCTGAGCGCCGGACTGGCTGGCGAGAGGCAGACCGACCTGCGTCGAGGCTATGAGAACTTCGTGGGCGGCACGGTCGGTGTGCGGGGAACATTGCGCCGCGAGGAGACCAACCAAGCCACAACGCTGGACCCCTACGTGCGCGCTTCGTGGCAGAAGGCAGACTGGACACTGGAAGGTGGATTGCGGCGCGTCAACGCGCGCTACGCGTCTTCCGATGCGTTTCTGACCAATGGAGACCAGAGCGGTGGCGTGAGCTTCAACGGTTACTTGCCGGTCGTGGGCGTGCGCTGGCAGCTTGCCCCTCAATTGCAGGCGTTTGCCTCCACGGGGCGCGGTCTGGAAACCCCCACGCTCAACGAAGCCGCGTATCGCAGCGACGGCGGCGCAGGCCTCAACACAGACCTCAACGCTTCACGCAGCACCAGCACCGAGATTGGTCTGCGGGGCCGCAACGCAGCAGGTCTGTGGAACGCAACGCTGTTCGACATCCGCACCCGCGACGAGATCGTCTCGGCGGGCACCATCGACGGCCGTGCGACCTTCACCAATGGCGGCAGCACAAAGCGCCAAGGTCTTGAGCTGTCGGCCGAGTACGGCATGGGCAATGTCACGCTGACCGGTGCCTACACCTACCTGCGTGCGCGCTACGGCAGTGGCACCGCCAGCATCCCCGCCGGCAACCGCATGCCAGGTCTTCCAGAACACCAGTTCTTCTCGCAGCTGGCTTGGGCTCCGGCCTTCGCATCTGGCATCGGAGGTGTGTTCACGCTGGAAGCGCGGCACACCGGCAGCGTGTTCGCCAACGACGCCAACAACCGCACCACCGCGCTGGCCGAAAGTCACACCCTTTTCGGTATCGGCGCCCGCTTCGAACAAACCACCGGCGCCTGGACCTGGCGCGAGTTCGTGCGCATCGACAACCTCACCGACAAGAAGCACGCAGGCTCGGTGATCGTCAACGACGGCAACAGCCGCTTCTTCGAATCCGGTCTCGGCCGCTCGGTCTCCGCTGGCGTCGAGCTGACGCGGCACTTCTAA
- a CDS encoding c-type cytochrome produces the protein MRISLLIAAVLSVGAAHAADPVAGRTKANAACAVCHGPTGMSMMPNAPHLAGQPAIYLVEQLKNYRSGKRPHEVMGVIAKPLTDAEIEDLAAWYSSLQISVQAP, from the coding sequence ATGCGAATTTCCCTCCTGATCGCCGCCGTGCTGAGCGTGGGCGCCGCGCACGCCGCCGACCCCGTGGCCGGCCGCACCAAGGCCAACGCGGCCTGCGCGGTTTGCCACGGCCCGACCGGCATGTCCATGATGCCCAACGCGCCTCACCTCGCGGGCCAGCCCGCCATCTACCTGGTCGAACAGCTCAAAAACTACCGCAGTGGCAAACGCCCACACGAAGTGATGGGCGTGATCGCCAAACCCCTGACCGACGCCGAGATCGAAGACCTCGCCGCCTGGTATTCGTCACTGCAGATCAGCGTGCAAGCGCCCTGA
- a CDS encoding PQQ-dependent sugar dehydrogenase, with product MKSKKLLLALMACGLATSALAQAGKDNLATLKQMKVSGVDLNIPPVPQEGKNADAIRANLKAVKLPPGFKIELYAVVPDARHMAVAPSTNMLFVGTRKTRVWAVTDRNGDGAADEVKPFAPSLNFKVPNGVCWTKDGFLVVVEHNRVLNFPAAEFFYEGPDVAVIEVVPQGGLIPVEEESFNHGARTCRVADDGMLYVTLGQPHNVQPAGKVDLYDKLGIGGIVRMNAFDGSKREVFSRGMRNSVGMDINPKDKTVWWTDNQTDGLGDDVPPGELNRSTKVGEHFGYPYWNGKYKVAGSPAAPDLKDMKEPANAVFPQVEFPAHQAQLGMTFYNGKQFPAKYQGGIFVASHGSWNRSQATGALINFIPLNANGTAGKSEVFAEGWLDGNGVYKGRPVDVAPMKDGSLLISDDYVGAIYRVTYSAN from the coding sequence ATGAAAAGCAAGAAACTGTTGCTGGCCTTGATGGCCTGCGGCCTGGCCACCAGCGCGCTGGCCCAGGCCGGCAAGGACAACCTGGCCACGCTCAAGCAGATGAAGGTCTCAGGCGTCGACCTGAACATTCCACCGGTCCCGCAGGAAGGCAAGAACGCCGATGCGATCCGCGCCAACCTCAAGGCCGTGAAGCTGCCCCCGGGCTTCAAGATCGAGCTCTACGCCGTCGTCCCCGACGCGCGCCACATGGCGGTGGCCCCCAGCACCAACATGCTCTTCGTGGGCACCCGCAAGACCCGCGTGTGGGCCGTGACCGACCGCAACGGCGACGGTGCGGCCGACGAGGTCAAACCTTTCGCGCCGTCGCTCAACTTCAAGGTGCCCAACGGCGTGTGCTGGACCAAGGATGGTTTCCTGGTCGTGGTCGAACACAACCGCGTGCTCAACTTCCCCGCCGCCGAGTTCTTCTACGAGGGCCCGGACGTGGCGGTGATCGAGGTGGTGCCGCAGGGCGGCCTGATCCCGGTGGAAGAGGAGTCGTTCAACCATGGCGCGCGCACCTGCCGCGTGGCCGACGACGGCATGCTGTATGTGACCCTGGGCCAGCCGCACAACGTGCAGCCCGCGGGCAAGGTCGACCTGTACGACAAGCTGGGCATCGGCGGCATCGTGCGCATGAACGCGTTCGACGGCTCCAAGCGCGAGGTGTTCTCGCGCGGCATGCGCAACTCGGTCGGCATGGACATCAACCCCAAGGACAAGACGGTGTGGTGGACGGACAACCAGACCGATGGCCTGGGCGATGACGTGCCGCCGGGTGAGCTCAACCGTTCCACCAAGGTCGGGGAACACTTCGGCTACCCCTACTGGAACGGCAAGTACAAGGTGGCCGGTTCACCCGCCGCGCCCGACCTCAAGGACATGAAGGAGCCTGCCAACGCCGTGTTCCCGCAGGTGGAGTTCCCTGCCCACCAGGCGCAGTTGGGCATGACCTTCTACAACGGCAAGCAGTTCCCGGCCAAGTACCAGGGCGGCATCTTCGTGGCCTCGCACGGCTCGTGGAACCGCAGCCAGGCCACCGGCGCGCTGATCAACTTCATTCCGCTCAACGCCAACGGCACGGCCGGCAAGTCCGAGGTGTTTGCCGAGGGCTGGCTGGACGGCAACGGCGTCTACAAAGGCCGCCCGGTGGACGTGGCGCCCATGAAGGACGGCTCGCTGCTGATCTCCGACGACTACGTCGGCGCGATCTACCGCGTCACCTACTCGGCGAACTGA
- a CDS encoding MarR family winged helix-turn-helix transcriptional regulator — translation MTKTKSVTPEDSALFLGNQLCFALYAASLAMSKTYRPLLAPLGLTFPQYVVMMALWEHKQLTAGALAQTVALDAGTLVPLVRKLVAQGLLQRERSVEDERSVIISLTPAGKALQKRAHAVYAQAACATQCSLQQRKALTAQLQVLRAALTQSP, via the coding sequence ATGACCAAGACCAAGTCAGTCACCCCAGAAGATTCCGCTCTTTTCCTCGGCAACCAGCTGTGCTTTGCGCTGTATGCCGCGTCCTTGGCCATGAGCAAGACCTACCGGCCGCTGTTGGCGCCCCTGGGTCTCACCTTCCCTCAGTACGTCGTCATGATGGCGCTCTGGGAACACAAACAACTCACGGCCGGCGCATTGGCACAAACAGTGGCACTGGACGCCGGCACATTGGTCCCACTGGTGCGCAAGCTGGTCGCCCAGGGTCTTCTGCAGCGGGAACGCAGCGTGGAAGACGAACGCTCGGTGATCATTTCCCTCACACCCGCAGGCAAAGCTCTCCAGAAGCGTGCCCATGCCGTCTATGCCCAGGCCGCATGCGCAACGCAGTGCTCGCTCCAGCAACGCAAAGCGTTGACCGCTCAGCTCCAGGTATTGCGTGCGGCGCTGACCCAATCCCCCTGA
- a CDS encoding dienelactone hydrolase family protein — MKLMDYGLKPIDFQNPPQAASAHPSRRGFVMTSLASGFALASNPVLAQAIVTDSKGLVAGEVSVPVADGKMPAYRAMPAGPGKFPVILVVQEIFGVHEHIKDMCRRYAKQGYYAIAPEMFARQGDVSKMTDIPTILSQVVSKVPDAQVCADLDATLAFARASGKADAQRTGLVGYCWGGRTAWVYARHNSKLNAAVAYYGLLEGLKAPELRPEDPIDFADQIKVPVLGLYSGIDAFVKQETIAKMRGLINKGGSGSEIVVFPNVDHGFNADYRPSYDKSAATYAQKLANDWLKKYRV, encoded by the coding sequence ATGAAACTGATGGACTATGGCCTCAAGCCAATCGACTTCCAGAACCCCCCTCAAGCCGCATCCGCCCACCCCTCGCGCCGTGGTTTCGTCATGACCTCTCTCGCATCGGGTTTCGCCCTGGCATCCAATCCGGTGCTGGCCCAGGCCATCGTCACCGATAGCAAGGGCCTGGTGGCTGGCGAGGTCAGCGTACCTGTGGCCGACGGCAAGATGCCCGCCTACCGGGCCATGCCCGCAGGACCTGGCAAGTTCCCGGTGATCCTCGTGGTGCAGGAAATCTTTGGCGTGCACGAGCACATCAAAGACATGTGCCGGCGTTATGCCAAGCAGGGCTACTACGCCATTGCACCGGAAATGTTCGCACGCCAAGGCGACGTGTCGAAGATGACCGACATTCCGACGATCCTCTCGCAGGTGGTCTCCAAAGTGCCCGACGCCCAGGTGTGCGCCGACCTCGATGCCACCCTGGCCTTCGCGCGCGCCAGCGGCAAAGCCGACGCCCAGCGCACGGGGCTGGTGGGTTACTGCTGGGGTGGCCGCACGGCATGGGTCTACGCGCGGCACAACAGCAAGCTGAATGCGGCCGTGGCGTATTACGGGCTGCTGGAGGGCCTGAAGGCGCCCGAGCTGCGCCCTGAAGACCCGATCGATTTTGCCGATCAGATCAAGGTGCCGGTGCTGGGCCTGTATTCCGGCATCGACGCCTTCGTCAAGCAGGAGACCATCGCCAAGATGCGAGGCCTGATCAACAAAGGCGGCAGCGGCTCTGAGATCGTGGTGTTTCCGAACGTCGACCACGGCTTCAACGCCGACTACCGCCCCAGCTACGACAAGTCCGCTGCCACCTACGCCCAGAAGCTGGCCAACGACTGGCTGAAAAAGTACCGGGTCTGA
- a CDS encoding catalase family peroxidase, with amino-acid sequence MKHVLRTIQPVLPMLAAATVAAWALPSAAQVDPNTMVNAFETAGGKFEGFRRSGAKGVCAAGEFVGSAQGRALSVASAFSGKPVPVTVRFSMGGGNPKAPDNARSQRNMAVEFDLPNGERWQMGNISAPIFGAATPQQMLARLESLAPDAETKKPNPEKVKAFADANPEVLMQGKYFAGQPVPASFAKVNYWGVHAFGFVDSAGKKQFGKWIFEPVDGTQSLTDEEAKAKGSDFLIEDIRQRVKAGEVAFDFNLQLAQTGDKIDSAVTPLPDDRKKVTLGRLVIKTVSADSTGPCVTVNYNPMVLPKGIEPSADPMLAARAAPYAVSLGRRLVEGAKQ; translated from the coding sequence ATGAAACACGTTCTTCGCACGATTCAACCCGTCCTTCCCATGTTGGCTGCTGCGACAGTCGCGGCATGGGCACTGCCTTCAGCAGCGCAGGTTGACCCCAACACCATGGTCAATGCGTTTGAGACTGCTGGTGGCAAGTTTGAAGGCTTTCGCCGATCGGGTGCCAAGGGTGTGTGCGCGGCGGGCGAATTCGTGGGCAGCGCTCAAGGTCGCGCCCTGTCGGTTGCGTCCGCTTTCAGCGGCAAGCCAGTGCCAGTGACCGTTCGGTTCTCAATGGGCGGTGGCAATCCCAAGGCGCCCGACAACGCCAGAAGCCAGCGCAACATGGCGGTCGAGTTTGACTTGCCCAACGGGGAGCGCTGGCAAATGGGTAACATTTCTGCGCCCATTTTTGGTGCCGCTACCCCGCAACAAATGCTGGCCCGCCTGGAGTCGCTGGCGCCTGACGCTGAGACCAAGAAGCCCAACCCTGAGAAGGTAAAAGCTTTTGCCGATGCCAACCCCGAAGTGTTGATGCAGGGCAAGTATTTCGCTGGTCAACCAGTGCCTGCCAGTTTTGCCAAGGTCAACTACTGGGGTGTGCACGCCTTTGGTTTCGTCGATTCCGCGGGCAAAAAACAGTTCGGCAAATGGATTTTTGAACCTGTTGATGGCACGCAATCTTTGACAGACGAAGAAGCCAAGGCCAAAGGTTCGGATTTCCTGATTGAGGACATTCGACAGCGCGTCAAAGCGGGTGAGGTGGCCTTTGATTTCAATCTTCAGCTGGCACAGACCGGTGACAAGATCGACAGTGCCGTCACACCGCTGCCGGACGATCGAAAAAAGGTCACCCTTGGCAGACTGGTCATAAAAACGGTGTCTGCCGATTCGACTGGACCGTGCGTGACTGTGAACTACAACCCGATGGTCTTGCCCAAAGGTATCGAACCTTCAGCAGACCCCATGCTCGCTGCCCGTGCTGCACCCTACGCCGTGTCCTTGGGACGGCGATTGGTGGAAGGTGCTAAACAGTGA
- a CDS encoding DUF3034 family protein, with protein MPVLKTYPFSTAARLLPLAAAAALLTTVPAHADTGKLLLTGGVSSVEGAAGGGISPWAVIGSQATEGEVGVSAYASRAVTRDYGLNAYGVAVGIHDRVELSLGHQNFDTGVTGTMLGLPGLHLKQDIVGAKLRVAGDAVLDSDSLMPQIAVGVQFKHLQSSGLDGTLSALGAKRSGTDVYVSATKLFLAQGILVNGTLRATQANQGGLLGFGATLGGADNGYELQPEISVAYLINSKLAVGVEYRAMPNKLQRAGQAAGLGDGLRADDWKDIFIAYAPSKNVSITAAYVDLGRIVPATTSGRKQTGVYVSAQIAF; from the coding sequence ATGCCCGTCCTGAAAACCTACCCCTTCTCCACGGCAGCGCGCCTGCTGCCCCTGGCCGCAGCCGCCGCGTTACTGACCACCGTTCCCGCGCACGCCGACACCGGCAAACTGCTGCTCACCGGCGGTGTGAGCAGCGTCGAAGGCGCTGCTGGTGGCGGCATCTCGCCGTGGGCCGTGATTGGCAGCCAGGCCACCGAAGGCGAAGTGGGCGTGTCGGCTTACGCCAGCCGCGCCGTGACCCGGGACTACGGTCTCAATGCGTATGGCGTGGCTGTGGGCATCCACGACCGCGTCGAACTCTCGTTGGGTCACCAGAACTTCGACACCGGTGTCACCGGCACGATGCTGGGGCTGCCGGGCCTGCACCTGAAGCAGGACATCGTGGGCGCCAAGCTGCGCGTGGCCGGCGACGCCGTGCTCGACAGCGACAGCCTGATGCCGCAGATCGCCGTGGGCGTGCAGTTCAAGCACCTGCAGTCGTCGGGTCTGGACGGCACGCTCAGCGCACTCGGCGCCAAACGCAGCGGCACCGACGTGTATGTGAGCGCCACCAAACTTTTTCTGGCGCAAGGCATCCTGGTCAACGGCACGCTGCGCGCCACGCAGGCCAACCAGGGCGGCCTGCTCGGCTTTGGCGCCACGCTGGGCGGCGCGGACAACGGCTACGAACTGCAGCCGGAAATTTCGGTGGCGTACCTGATCAACAGCAAGCTCGCTGTGGGTGTTGAATACCGCGCCATGCCCAACAAGTTGCAGCGCGCCGGCCAGGCCGCCGGTCTGGGCGACGGCCTGCGCGCCGACGACTGGAAGGACATCTTCATCGCGTATGCGCCGAGCAAGAACGTGTCCATCACCGCCGCCTACGTGGACCTGGGCCGCATCGTGCCGGCCACCACCAGCGGGCGCAAACAGACCGGCGTGTACGTCTCGGCCCAGATCGCGTTCTGA
- a CDS encoding group I truncated hemoglobin, which translates to MKHLITATALTLFALASGATLAQSMKPAPSAASAYPVTPAAGLYQAFGEEAGIRSLMDDFVVRLKADPRIGHQFTDTNLNNLAKSLSDQLCQLSGGPCVYKGPDMKTAHADRDTTRAQFNALVEVLQQSMDARGIPFTRQNQMLALLAPMHRDVITVR; encoded by the coding sequence ATGAAACACCTCATCACCGCCACCGCCCTCACCCTGTTCGCCCTGGCCAGCGGCGCCACGCTCGCCCAGTCCATGAAACCCGCGCCGTCTGCCGCCAGCGCTTACCCGGTGACACCCGCCGCCGGTCTGTACCAGGCCTTTGGCGAAGAAGCCGGCATCCGCAGCCTCATGGACGACTTCGTGGTTCGCCTCAAGGCCGATCCGCGCATTGGTCACCAGTTCACGGACACCAACCTGAACAACCTCGCCAAGTCGCTGAGCGACCAGCTCTGCCAGCTCTCCGGTGGCCCCTGCGTCTACAAGGGCCCCGACATGAAGACCGCACACGCCGACCGGGACACCACCCGCGCCCAGTTCAACGCGCTGGTGGAGGTGCTGCAGCAATCCATGGACGCGCGCGGCATTCCGTTCACCCGCCAGAACCAGATGCTGGCCCTGCTGGCCCCGATGCACCGCGACGTGATCACCGTTCGCTGA
- a CDS encoding cupredoxin domain-containing protein: MTRSLTTAWLIAALLPLAAQAATVQVTVLGRDGKPLADAVVVIEPGAGAKPAAPAPVSTVINQQKMQFLPGTVVLPVGSKVTFTNQDSWEHHVRGTPAGLASLNAGTQPGFELRLDGKADGKEPSSADVTLTKAGAFQLGCHLHGSMRGFIFVADSPWTLQTDANGMATVQGVPEGAAKVRVVHADQLIEGPPMAVNITPVTALNLPTQVQPRRRRP, encoded by the coding sequence ATGACACGCTCGCTCACCACCGCCTGGCTGATCGCCGCCTTGCTTCCCCTGGCCGCCCAGGCCGCCACCGTGCAGGTGACGGTGCTCGGGCGCGACGGCAAACCGCTGGCCGACGCGGTGGTGGTCATCGAACCGGGCGCAGGCGCCAAGCCGGCCGCACCGGCACCGGTCTCCACCGTCATCAACCAGCAGAAGATGCAGTTCTTGCCGGGTACTGTGGTGCTGCCGGTGGGCTCCAAAGTGACCTTCACCAACCAGGACTCGTGGGAACACCATGTGCGGGGCACCCCCGCCGGCCTGGCCTCGCTGAATGCGGGCACGCAGCCCGGATTCGAACTGAGACTGGACGGAAAAGCAGACGGCAAGGAGCCGTCCAGCGCCGACGTAACGCTGACCAAGGCCGGCGCATTCCAGTTGGGCTGCCACTTGCATGGCTCCATGCGCGGCTTCATCTTCGTGGCCGATTCCCCATGGACACTGCAGACCGACGCCAACGGCATGGCCACGGTGCAAGGCGTTCCCGAGGGCGCGGCCAAAGTGCGCGTGGTCCATGCCGACCAGCTCATCGAAGGGCCTCCCATGGCCGTCAACATCACGCCGGTCACGGCGTTGAACCTGCCCACGCAGGTGCAACCACGGCGGCGTCGGCCGTGA
- a CDS encoding TnsD family Tn7-like transposition protein: MNAKDRGAMRWLAKLASMGAELVQLEHGMLDDPVRLGLALRHRLIDLSLASPCGRIRWRDIEPSLDLLSKRQLTLPEMQHLADAELLKAQLMRALSGRSVTHPLRWLLWCSIWFKDLQTLKVSYDESAPTQDVQPAPATIPTAITHGPNAWQATVLSEACAGEISMSRAAQQAGVSYNTFTAWASAQGTEAIHRPKKLTPEIRETIVTRLQLGHEKSQLAKGLGLSIETITRVLRTTPGLQEQWHQSRFDLRRAAARSDWLRLRQGEDGLTTKVARRIVPATYAWLYRNDLQWLEDSGQTSNAPSRGNHAKQRLKNAKQRRSRAVERLLDVREGSFGNQFHRT, translated from the coding sequence GTGAACGCCAAAGACCGGGGCGCCATGCGCTGGTTGGCCAAACTGGCTTCCATGGGCGCTGAGCTGGTTCAACTCGAACACGGCATGCTTGATGACCCTGTGAGGTTGGGCCTCGCTTTGCGGCATAGGCTGATCGATCTGAGCTTGGCTAGTCCATGCGGACGGATTCGCTGGCGGGATATAGAACCCTCGCTTGATCTGCTTTCTAAACGCCAGTTGACGCTACCCGAGATGCAGCACCTGGCAGACGCGGAGCTTCTCAAGGCACAGCTGATGCGGGCGCTTTCGGGACGTTCGGTGACGCACCCACTGCGCTGGCTGCTCTGGTGTTCGATCTGGTTCAAAGACCTCCAGACACTAAAGGTATCTTACGACGAGTCAGCACCGACCCAGGATGTGCAACCCGCCCCAGCCACCATCCCCACCGCCATCACTCATGGCCCCAATGCATGGCAGGCAACGGTTCTGTCTGAGGCATGCGCGGGAGAGATCAGTATGTCTCGCGCAGCCCAGCAAGCCGGCGTCTCATACAACACGTTCACAGCGTGGGCGAGCGCGCAAGGAACTGAGGCCATCCACCGCCCCAAAAAACTCACCCCCGAAATTCGCGAAACGATCGTCACCCGTCTCCAACTGGGTCACGAAAAAAGCCAGTTGGCCAAAGGGCTAGGGTTGTCGATCGAGACGATCACCCGTGTCCTCCGAACCACCCCAGGTCTGCAAGAACAGTGGCACCAGTCCCGCTTTGACCTCCGACGTGCTGCGGCTCGGTCAGACTGGCTTCGACTTCGCCAAGGTGAAGATGGTCTCACTACCAAAGTGGCCCGAAGAATAGTGCCTGCAACTTACGCTTGGCTATATCGAAACGATCTGCAGTGGCTGGAGGATTCAGGTCAAACAAGCAATGCACCGAGTCGCGGGAACCATGCAAAGCAGAGGCTGAAAAATGCAAAACAGCGGCGGTCAAGGGCAGTCGAGCGACTTCTCGATGTGCGTGAAGGGTCGTTTGGCAACCAGTTTCACAGAACTTGA
- a CDS encoding DUF4148 domain-containing protein, with translation MKKSILSTALFTLAALGAGSAFAAGGNNYPADKTSSVSMKTRAQVKAELAEAIRVGDIITDSERGLTAYQLNPSAYPDRPAAMGKTRAQVQDELAKAHMDGSLARAKLQNQGG, from the coding sequence ATGAAAAAATCCATTCTCTCCACAGCCCTCTTCACCCTCGCCGCACTGGGCGCGGGCTCCGCTTTTGCTGCAGGTGGCAACAACTACCCCGCCGACAAAACCTCCAGCGTAAGCATGAAGACCCGCGCGCAGGTGAAGGCCGAACTCGCCGAAGCCATCCGCGTCGGCGACATCATCACGGACAGCGAGCGCGGACTGACCGCCTACCAGCTGAACCCCAGCGCGTACCCCGATCGCCCTGCTGCGATGGGAAAGACCCGTGCGCAAGTCCAGGACGAGTTGGCCAAAGCCCACATGGACGGCAGCCTGGCCCGCGCCAAACTTCAAAACCAAGGCGGCTGA
- a CDS encoding glycine zipper 2TM domain-containing protein: MKRTSILCLTTLLAAGVQAQTFNDTARVRNVEPRYENISVPRNECTSQWVTEQQPVAASRNYGGLAVGGVAGALLGNQVGKGRGRDAATALGAVVGALAAEHFANQNNWGGGYQQASQPQQRQVQNCRTVNDVQSRLTGYQVEYEYRGQVYNTVTRENPGRTLPIRVSFTPVESEYQGGRQYQGGREYQSRRDERGGREYLDTYNR; this comes from the coding sequence ATGAAACGTACTTCCATTCTTTGTCTGACCACATTGCTGGCAGCGGGCGTCCAAGCCCAGACCTTCAACGACACTGCCCGCGTGCGCAATGTCGAACCGCGGTACGAGAACATCTCCGTGCCGCGCAACGAGTGCACCAGCCAGTGGGTGACCGAGCAGCAACCCGTGGCGGCTTCGCGCAACTACGGGGGGTTGGCGGTTGGCGGTGTGGCCGGCGCCTTGCTCGGCAACCAGGTTGGCAAGGGCCGCGGCCGCGATGCCGCCACCGCGCTCGGTGCCGTGGTCGGCGCGCTGGCAGCCGAGCATTTTGCGAACCAGAACAACTGGGGTGGTGGCTACCAGCAGGCATCCCAGCCGCAGCAGCGCCAGGTGCAGAACTGCCGCACTGTCAACGACGTGCAGTCCCGCCTTACGGGCTACCAAGTCGAATACGAGTACCGCGGCCAGGTCTACAACACGGTGACCCGCGAGAACCCAGGCCGCACCTTGCCGATTCGCGTTTCATTCACTCCGGTTGAGAGCGAGTACCAAGGTGGACGCCAATACCAGGGTGGACGCGAATACCAAAGCAGGCGTGATGAACGTGGCGGACGCGAATACCTCGATACTTACAACCGATGA
- a CDS encoding PepSY domain-containing protein, which translates to MNTFARLLCATVLVVSNLAWADLTRDDAAAVAQRASGGRVLSVEKLESLGQPVWRIKVVTPAGEVRVIQVDVVTGQTR; encoded by the coding sequence ATGAACACATTTGCCAGACTCCTCTGCGCCACCGTGCTGGTGGTGTCCAACCTGGCCTGGGCCGATCTGACCCGCGACGACGCGGCTGCAGTGGCCCAGCGGGCCAGTGGCGGCCGCGTGCTGTCCGTTGAGAAGCTCGAGTCTTTGGGCCAGCCGGTATGGCGCATCAAGGTGGTCACGCCGGCTGGTGAGGTCCGCGTGATCCAGGTGGATGTCGTCACAGGCCAGACCCGCTAA